AATATCACATTTGTATCAAAATATTTAGGATTATGAATCTTACTGTTACATGTTTACCATTGTGTAATgtctaattatttatttacatgtccCTCAGTGAAACTGGTGAGAGACTTTAAAGGCCATGTGGAAGGTGCCAACCCTCCCAGGAAAGTTCAGGAAAATGCAAAGCAGCGGGCTACTCATGTGTTCCACTTCCTGCACTTCATGGCAAACTCCCCCAAACCAAATGGAAATCTGTTGTTCCTGCAGGATATTTCAAGAGTCAGAGGGTAAGTTcacaaaatttgaagaattATCTGATTGTCTATTGACTATGAGAGGACATGAACTAATGCTTATTTTCGACCTTAAGGTTTGTAGCCAACCTGCAACAAAGAGGGTTCAAACCCAAAACCCAACGGATATATTTAATGGATGTTTTGGCATTCTTAAAATATCTGTCCAACATGAAGCCGTCTTGTGTGAGGCTTGGTGAAAGGGGAATCACGGCCCTGACAGTGGAGCTTAGGGCACGTGTCCGAGACATTGGCAGAGATGTTGTTGGGCACCAGCTCCTTGTGCGACGTACCAAGTCCGGCAAGTTCAGTATTCACCTCCATTGATGAAAATCTCATGATTTAAGTTGAGACACATATGTGCTGAacagtagttgttttttgtttgtttgttcttcagACAAACTTGTCAAGGCCATAAAACATGCTCAGTTCATAGAGGAGGCACCAAAGCATATTGATGCTGCACTTGGTAAGGATCACTAGTTACAGCAGCTGTTCAAACATCTTTCAgagattatttgttttttttctattcaaaaTGCACTGAGATGgctttttgttgtaaattggTACTATGTATATTCAATCAAATTGTGTTGAGGAGCCCTTCAATATTTTAGATTGACTATTTAGAAACGGGGTCCATGCCTATGTGCTGTCTGCTAACTTGGATGTCTTCCAATTTGTACAGAATTATTGTTTGGTGGGTTATGGTAGTGGAAAATAGAGGTGCTAAATCAGCTCCAGACCTAAAGGTGACTGTCTTTGAACACTCATGCATAAACTGTTGTTCCTCTTCTTTAAAAGATGATCTTGCGAAGGAACCACATAACATAAGGAAACTCAGACTGTTTTTTGGACTACTTGGTGGGTTTCTCATTGCAACAACTGGACATCGGAAGGGAGTAATCACCAACATGACCGTGAAAGAGGTCAAGACTGCTGAAAAGACTACAAGAGGTTGTCGTGTCATTCGTGTAagtacaaatattaaaatgaaacaagtgAACACAACATGCATCGATTGTTTAACACCTTAGCTAGAAACACtaattaaatgtcttttaaaaatagattCGGAAGCACAAAACCCAGAGATGCTTTGGGCAAGCAGCCATACCACTGAAACCAGAGGAGTATGTCTGGTTCAGGCGTTACAACAGACTTCGTGGTCAAATTGAGGGAGGCTCAGAGGCATCCACGTTTTTTCATACCACTGTTGAAGGGCCCTTGTTGAAACTCCCAGAGTATTTTAAGGGTGCCTGGGAAGGACTGAATCTGGGTCCTGGCCCCACATTCAATATGTTACGTTCTTCTGTTGCCACTTTTGTAAGACACATTTTTGTTCCTTTAaagtctttattattattattattacaaggtgcaacatttttatcttatgtaCTTTGTGCATGATTTCTCCCATCAGGCCAAGCAGCAGCTGGGACTTGAAAAATATGAGAGGGTAGCATCATTCATGTGCCATCATCCCCAAACAGCCAAAAGATTTTACCAAGGTTACTTcagcataaaaaattaaaaaacaattgtgttGGCTTGAGTAGTATCAGTTTATGATTTTAACCTGTCATTTCACAGCGGATgacccgacagaggacacagtcCAGAGCAGAGCATTGACGATGATAGCAGTGTCAAGCTATGCAGTtaaggaaaagaagaagaaagagaggagcaAGAGGGCAGGTGCAGACTATGATGAGGTGGTGACAGAATCACCTCAGGAGGACACGAGGGAGGGCATGCAAGAACCTGAAAAGAAGAACCATGGAAACAAGCAGCAGGTGACTGGAAGGGTTCCAAACTTACACAAGAAAGAGCTATCCTCAGCCAGTCAAAGATCAGTACGAGTCGTCTTCATCAGTTTCAGTGTATAGGGTAAGTGAGGGAGAAAAAGATCATTTCATCTTATCTAAAACAGATGGTGAGCTCGTCTGATGATGAGGGGTCAGGTGATTGGCCCCCAAAGAATggaacagaagaagaagaggaggaagaggaggaggaggaagaagagaccAGTGTGAAGCGAAGGGTTCCCCAGCTGCAAAAGAAACGGCCTGCACCCACACCCAGGAACAGTCAGGTGAGAGCTCCCATTTAGTAAACCAGTCCCACCCAGTCATAACCATGACAATAACATTTCCTGATGATGATATGATAAGTGACAACAGTGGAGGCAAGGAGGGGAAGTGAAGTCAAACTAGCCATAATTTCCCTAATCTGTAATATCcacttaatttttctgtttgaagGTTGTTGCAATTCTAAATTATAGTAGTATTTCTCCTTTGCTCTTATTTATGTcatcatttttccttttgtattCACAGAATACAAAATTGCAGACTTTATCTGTCAAATTGAATCGTCCCACTTTAAAGACACTGGCAGTAAGTATGATAAGAGTCACACTGGAGCTCAACCAAATTTCGTTGAACACTTTTCTACATCAAAGCCACTAATATCAAGAAACTTGGTCTTCACTATTGCATGTATCTGATAACAGGGTTTCTTTCTGTGTAtaggaaattacaaaaaaggcaaaaatggctgaaCACTTTAGTTTAACAAATCTGGGGAATAGGACTTGGTATGTTTTCTATGACCActtatttctgatgttttgtcACTCTTTTGCTGATGATTCAGGTTTATGTAAGCCCAGCCACTGCTGACATCTTGGCAAAACAGTCACAGAATGTTTGTGCAGAGACTaaatcagagacagaaaagactTCTGATGAAACCAAGTTGTGTGACACTacagtgaaaattaaaagacaGGAGCCatcagaagaggaggagagaaagaccTGTGAGGAGGAAAGGATgaagctgcaggaggagcaTCAGAGGAAAGAAGAACGACATGTAAAAGAAGTGACAAAGGAGAGAGGGCGTCCAAGGAGAAAAGGACCAGGTGGAGAAGAGGCAGTGAAAGAGGAGGGGAGGTGTCTGAGGAGAAGAGGACAACAtggagcaggagagaggaaaaaagatgatgtaaagaaaaagtgaaaagcaagagggaaaatgttttcacataaaATGATTCTgttctgaaatatttcaaattaaacattgttttgaaataaaaagtcagCAAAAGAGTGTAtgatgttacattttatttcctgttttacaCAATGAGAATATTTTGACAATACATTTACACTGCAGCCAGTTTCATAAACTACAAATAAATCAGGcattattgaaaatatataaattgagagaagaaaatgttgaaaagaagAATAGAAagataaatgtgtttataaacTGAAGCTTTTAGAGAGAAAGTGGTTTAGAGTTGTAATATAAACAATAATGTACATTTCCAAGATCAGTTGGTCTCACTAACATCAAAACATATCTAGTTTCCACATTTTTCTGGCAGAAATCTGAACTGATGGGCTCTTTATATTgaagtgacatttttgatgttCCAGAGTCATAAGACAAATGAGACGTTGGTCAATGACATGACCTTTGCCTGAGAGTGAATGTAGAATGTAGAAACTAGGGCTGCCAAGCAATGTGCGAACCAAGATTGAGCCCACTAGAGCATATACTGTACCTAACATCTCTCAAACTGCTAAACTCAACTATGACATGTCAATTCACTTCCAGTTCATCTCAATTGAATGTAATATTATTGTGAATTTCTAATGttcttttgttaaatttgtcaCTGTCAAACTCACCTTCACAACTTATGTCCTGTTTTCTGCTCATGGTCTTGTAACCAGTGTCATATACAGAATCTTCCTTTGATTCTGCCTTCTTTTAGAGATAAAGAGATGACATTGGTACAAAGACGTACCTGCTCTAAACTCTTGAGCATCTTTGTTGCATATATTGTGCACAAAAAGAATCTATCAAGCATAAACTCTGAACAGTATCAAAACTTATTTTGTTTCAAATAATGAAGTAATTTGGGAATCCTTATCACATGACAAGGTATCAGCATATATTAAATGACTACTTTAGACTTTGTTCTTCAGAGCTATGATTCAATTCTTAATATAGAAGATTATGGCTAACCAATTAGTGTTTTTAAGTGCTACTTTTCCCATTTGAAGGCACAGTCGCTTTTCTCTGGAATAAGACAGCTGGTTATGAAGGCCATCATGTGCTTTTCGACAGTGAAGGTCTCTTTCTCCCACATCCTTCTCTTGAAAGTTTGGTGACCTGtgaaacaaatgaatatttcagcatttcttAATGGAAGAGCCTATTTTCGCCGTTTTTGCATTCTCTTGATTTTGCCATTTCATaccacataaaaaatgtttaccacacgcatgtttgtttgtttttcagcacaATGTCACCTATATGCTCTGATCATTACTTTCTCACTTTAACCTACTTTATGAACGTATTGGTTCAAAAATCTATTATAGCATGCATTCACTGCACTAAGGAGTGTCAACTGAACtgataatgaaatgaaattacatgTTTATTGTCTATTCAATACTAGTGTATTCTTTATGTTAGTGTGGctccatcttttctttaaaaaaatgcccacTTAAGCCATAGAGTCCaagcagcattatttttttcagtcattagGATTTTAATCTCCTTCCTTTTATGAGTAAACTGAGCTAGCTTACCTTTTCTCTCAGTCCTTAacccttttattttttcctccataGCCTTTGGCGTGGCCTTTAGCGCCCTCTTCAGGAGGTCCGTTGCATTATCCATTTTTTGCGGTGGCAGCCTCAAGCTTAATGCAAATGTGGCACCCTGGACATTTTATTAGTTCATACTATGTCCAGAATAATGTCTTTATAAGTTCTTGCAATTAACTTGGTCCCCCCaccattatttttctcattaatataGTTTAAAACACTTTGTGTCACTTGTAAAAGACTCACCTGCTTCACCTGAAGTAATTGTAGGGCAATACCCATTTGCATCAGGAGGTGTCAGTATAGGCTTTGTAGCGAGGCTGACTGGTGCTGCGATGCTGTTGTAGCAGGAAGCAAGCTCAGTCGTAAAGCAAAGAACGGTCAAGATAGCGGCACAGAAAGCCGACACTCATCCAAGACTGCTTGTGCCCGCCGTAGTGGTCAACGGAGTGAGTAAATAGTAGTTAATGGCGTCGCGCTGCAATGCTAGTAACCCTACCTTGTACTTTTATTGTTGTCATGTGAATAAATAATGAGTTCATAGGTTCATATACATGAAGCAGCCACcataaacagcttaaaacatgtTGCATCTTAATGTTGTGTTCAGTAACTGATATGTTAAATGACTAATATGAGGAGTTTATTAGGTGCACAAATGCTCTGTAAACTGATTAACTGAACAAAAGGGTTAGTATCTTTAGTTTACATGAGttataatacaaataaatacagtgcTAAGTTGCAGACAGGAGTGAACAAATTATAGAAGCAACTAATATGgagtttgttgttgtggtggacTGCACATGTTATGTTCGTtagttgtgtatttgtttggcTGTAGAGCAGCGACAGGTATAATGTTGTTAACTGTAGGAC
This portion of the Plectropomus leopardus isolate mb unplaced genomic scaffold, YSFRI_Pleo_2.0 unplaced_scaffold4915, whole genome shotgun sequence genome encodes:
- the LOC121939487 gene encoding bromodomain-containing protein DDB_G0278469-like, with amino-acid sequence MQEPEKKNHGNKQQMVSSSDDEGSGDWPPKNGTEEEEEEEEEEEEETSVKRRVPQLQKKRPAPTPRNSQNTKLQTLSVKLNRPTLKTLAMIQVYVSPATADILAKQSQNVCAETKSETEKTSDETKLCDTTVKIKRQEPSEEEERKTCEEERMKLQEEHQRKEERHVKEVTKERGRPRRKGPGGEEAVKEEGRCLRRRGQHGAGERKKDDVKKK